One part of the Dermacentor silvarum isolate Dsil-2018 chromosome 6, BIME_Dsil_1.4, whole genome shotgun sequence genome encodes these proteins:
- the LOC119456379 gene encoding cholinesterase 1: MCPQLPLNFNSYYLVKHTEPISEDCLFLNIYSPPSNGASLKPVVVYIHGGFFSYGGISMKLHDASELSARGDLVAVTIAYRLGAFGFLNMGTEDAPGNMGLHDQLLALLWIKNNAKAFGGDPDQITLVGESAGSYSVGVHLVSPRSKGLFRRAIMQSGSPFTTTLENSKNQARHRARVLAEMLDCGSPRKDSSSVKSTVNCMRSKDVAEILNATATFTTEGLDGFFPVVGDDLIPVKPGQALKSRKLNVHELLAGISSAEGDGLVDFVAKRFRDDTDAADITKKTMIFFAKGMMITLLDRESQSVIDHYFGGSNVRDGIESVHAAADLLGDSQLGCPTLGFVKRFLGSDTTVFMYQFSQQPANIGWPKWVRPTHADEIAFALGSVFQLETNVSEDDAKAAENFMHIISTFSYTGVPHVPDNTPWPKFGEERDYMEIGKEGNVNQTHLLQSVCNMWEELKPYE, translated from the exons ATGTGCCCTCAGTTGCCGCTGAACTTCAACAGCTACTATCTGGTTAAACACACCGAACCCATATCAGAAGACTGTCTTTTTCTGAATATCTACAGTCCACCCAGTAACGGCGCATCCCTGAAGCCTGTTGTCGTTTACATTCACGGAGGTTTCTTTTCGTACGGTGGCATTTCAATGAAACTTCACGATGCCTCTGAGTTGTCGGCCAGAGGAGATCTTGTCGCGGTTACTATTGCGTATCGGCTTGGTGCCTTCGGATTTCTTAACATGGGCACCGAAGATGCACCAGGTAACATGGGCCTTCATGACCAGCTCCTAGCACTTCTCTGGATCAAAAACAATGCCAAGGCTTTCGGTGGAGATCCGGACCAGATAACCTTGGTCGGTGAGAGTGCGGGATCTTATTCTGTAGGTGTTCACTTGGTATCTCCTAGAAGCAAGGGACTGTTCCGCCGTGCCATCATGCAGAGCGGAAGCCCTTTCACAACTACGCTTGAGAACAGCAAGAATCAGGCTCGCCACAGAGCTCGTGTTCTGGCAGAGATGCTTGATTGCGGTTCACCAAGAAAGGACTCAAGCAGTGTCAAATCCACCGTGAACTGCATGCGATCAAAGGATGTCGCAGAGATCTTGAATGCAACTGCCACTTTCACAACCGAGGGTCTCGATGGTTTTTTCCCAGTAGTTGGAGACGACCTGATACCCGTAAAACCAGGACAAGCGCTGAAGAGCCGAAAGCTAAATGTACACGAGCTACTGGCTGGCATTTCATCGGCTGAAGGCGATGGACTCGTAGACTTTGTGGCTAAGCGGTTCCGTGATGACACTGATGCGGCGGACATCACAAAGAAGACAATGATCTTTTTCGCCAAAGGTATGATGATCACGCTGTTGGACCGGGAATCTCAGTCAGTCATCGATCACTACTTCGGTGGTTCGAATGTGCGCGATGGCATCGAATCTGTGCACGCGGCTGCTGACCTGCTGGGTGACAGCCAGCTGGGTTGCCCGACGCTAGGATTTGTTAAAAGGTTTCTCGGCTCAGACACGACTGTCTTCATGTACCAGTTCTCGCAGCAGCCAGCAAATATTGGGTGGCCAAAGTGGGTGCGCCCGACTCATGCGGATGAAATTGCTTTTGCTCTTGGATCAGTATTTCAACTTGAAACCAATGTCTCCGAGGATGACGCCAAAGCCGCTGAGAACTTCATGCACATTATTTCTACTTTCAGCTATACCGG AGTGCCACATGTTCCTGACAACACTCCCTGGCCGAAGTTTGGTGAAGAACGAGATTACATGGAAATTGGAAAGGAAGGCAACGTCAACCAAACGCACCTTCTTCAGTCTGTGTGCAACATGTGGGAGGAACTGAAGCCATATGAATGA